From one Streptomyces sp. R41 genomic stretch:
- a CDS encoding ferritin-like domain-containing protein: protein MPTHELYAKDSGDPLWQVPASGAARFSWEYDDGRDRLLALYQKGKDKQWDGQKRIDWDLEVDPYDPLGTPDESMSLYGTKHWAKLTDRDKGELRKHYASWQFSQFLHGEQGAMICAARIVESVPDLDAKFYSATQTMDEARHAEIYGRFLHEKIGMLYPINDNLQSLLGDTLRDSRWDMPYLGMQVLIEGLALAAFGMIRDTTDKPLPKQILAYVMQDEARHVAFGRMALRDYYKQLSDAELREREEFVIEGCYLMRDRLRGVEVLENFGIPTAEAEEYSEQSEFLALFRQLLFSRIVPCVKDIGLWGKRLQEAYVDMGVFEMGNSNLDLLMAQDEEIAEQLDAERFAAEEGERVSEVQDAIDAGAASSEA from the coding sequence ATGCCGACGCATGAGCTGTACGCCAAGGACTCGGGAGACCCCCTCTGGCAGGTACCGGCCTCCGGGGCGGCACGTTTCAGCTGGGAGTACGACGACGGTCGTGACCGGCTGCTCGCCCTGTACCAGAAGGGCAAGGACAAGCAGTGGGACGGCCAGAAGCGAATCGACTGGGATCTCGAAGTCGACCCGTACGACCCGCTCGGCACGCCCGATGAGTCGATGTCCCTCTACGGCACGAAGCACTGGGCGAAGCTCACCGACCGCGACAAGGGCGAACTGCGCAAGCACTACGCCTCCTGGCAGTTCAGCCAGTTCCTGCACGGCGAGCAGGGCGCGATGATCTGCGCGGCGCGCATCGTCGAATCGGTCCCCGACCTCGACGCGAAGTTCTATTCGGCCACCCAGACCATGGACGAGGCCCGGCACGCCGAGATCTACGGCCGCTTCCTGCATGAGAAGATCGGGATGCTCTACCCGATCAACGACAACCTGCAGTCGCTCCTCGGCGACACCCTCCGCGACTCCCGCTGGGACATGCCGTACCTGGGCATGCAGGTCCTGATCGAGGGCCTGGCGCTGGCGGCCTTCGGCATGATCAGGGACACGACCGACAAGCCTCTGCCGAAACAGATCCTGGCGTACGTGATGCAGGACGAGGCGAGGCATGTCGCCTTCGGCAGGATGGCGCTGCGCGACTACTACAAACAACTGTCCGACGCCGAACTGCGCGAGCGCGAGGAATTCGTCATCGAGGGCTGCTACTTGATGCGCGACCGCCTCCGCGGCGTAGAGGTCCTGGAGAACTTCGGCATCCCCACGGCCGAGGCCGAGGAATACAGCGAACAGTCCGAATTCCTCGCCCTGTTCCGCCAGTTGCTGTTCTCCCGCATCGTCCCCTGCGTCAAGGACATCGGCCTGTGGGGCAAACGCCTCCAAGAGGCGTACGTCGACATGGGCGTCTTCGAGATGGGCAACTCGAACCTCGACCTGCTGATGGCTCAGGACGAGGAGATCGCCGAGCAGCTGGACGCGGAGAGGTTCGCGGCGGAGGAGGGCGAGCGCGTCTCCGAGGTGCAGGACGCGATCGACGCGGGCGCGGCATCGTCGGAGGCATGA
- a CDS encoding TetR/AcrR family transcriptional regulator, whose product MTSDAPIRAYRRLSVEERRSQLLEAALSLFAHRAPEEVSLDDVAEAAGVSRPLVYRYFPGGKQQLYEAALRSAAEELEHCFAEPPEGPLTQRLSRALDRYLAFVDHHDAGFSALLQGGSVVETSRTTAIVDGVRRAAAEHILDHLAVDDPGPRLRMTVRMWITAVEAASLIWLDENKEPPLDELRDWLVEQFVAALAATAGRDPQAAAVVKAALALETADGAVGAMARRVLPVIGDAARLL is encoded by the coding sequence ATGACCTCCGACGCTCCCATCCGCGCGTACCGACGGCTGAGTGTCGAGGAGCGGCGCAGTCAGCTGCTCGAGGCTGCGCTGTCCCTCTTCGCGCACCGCGCGCCCGAGGAGGTCTCGCTGGACGACGTGGCGGAGGCGGCGGGGGTGTCCAGGCCGCTGGTCTACCGGTATTTCCCGGGCGGCAAGCAGCAGCTGTACGAGGCCGCTCTGCGGTCAGCGGCCGAAGAGCTGGAGCACTGTTTCGCGGAACCCCCGGAGGGACCGCTCACCCAGCGGCTGTCCCGGGCGCTCGACCGCTATCTCGCGTTCGTGGACCACCACGACGCCGGGTTCAGCGCCCTGCTGCAGGGCGGAAGCGTCGTCGAGACGTCTCGGACCACGGCCATAGTGGACGGGGTGCGGCGGGCCGCCGCCGAGCACATTCTCGATCATCTGGCGGTCGACGATCCCGGGCCGCGGCTGCGGATGACCGTTCGGATGTGGATCACCGCCGTGGAGGCCGCTTCGCTGATCTGGCTCGACGAGAACAAGGAGCCGCCGCTCGACGAGCTGCGGGACTGGCTCGTCGAACAGTTCGTGGCGGCGCTCGCGGCGACCGCGGGCCGCGATCCGCAGGCCGCGGCGGTGGTGAAGGCCGCGCTCGCGCTGGAGACGGCGGACGGGGCCGTGGGAGCGATGGCCCGTCGGGTGCTCCCGGTGATCGGGGACGCGGCGCGTCTGCTGTGA
- a CDS encoding DUF3291 domain-containing protein codes for MTEPASYELAQVNIARLKAPLDSPQLKDFVEALDPVNAVADAADGFVWRLQSDAGNATDVPVFGDDWLIVNMSVWRDTNALTAFMYQGQHRELLARRREWFERLQEAMAALWWVPAGHRPTVTEAEERLLHLREHGATPYAFTLRTPFPPQGAEPVTDAGRVAAADVECPV; via the coding sequence ATGACGGAACCCGCCTCGTACGAACTCGCCCAGGTCAACATCGCCCGCCTCAAGGCCCCGCTGGACTCACCTCAGTTGAAGGACTTCGTCGAGGCCCTCGACCCGGTGAACGCGGTCGCCGACGCCGCCGACGGCTTCGTCTGGCGCCTGCAGAGCGATGCGGGCAACGCCACGGACGTACCGGTCTTCGGCGACGACTGGCTGATCGTCAACATGTCGGTGTGGCGGGACACGAACGCGCTGACGGCGTTCATGTACCAGGGGCAGCACCGGGAGCTGCTGGCTCGGCGCCGCGAGTGGTTCGAGCGGTTGCAGGAGGCGATGGCAGCCCTGTGGTGGGTGCCGGCCGGGCACCGGCCCACAGTGACGGAGGCAGAGGAGCGGCTGCTGCATCTGCGCGAGCACGGGGCGACGCCGTATGCCTTCACGCTGCGCACGCCGTTTCCGCCGCAAGGGGCCGAGCCGGTCACCGACGCGGGACGGGTTGCCGCCGCGGACGTGGAGTGCCCCGTCTAG
- a CDS encoding diiron oxygenase, whose translation MTTVTEDGLDGLRDALGLLKDREQVAERLLDSSAKHSFDPDKELDWDAPFEEGKWFWPPELVSLYDTPMWRRMSEEQRIALSQHEAAALASLGIWFEIILMQLLVRHIYDKAATSAHVRYALTEIEDECRHSKMFARLISRGQTPYYPVSRAHLNLGRLFKTISTTPGSFTATLLGEEILDWMQRLTFPDERVQTLIRGVTRIHVVEEARHVRYAREELRRQMVTAPRWSQEFTRVTSGEFARVFSVAFINPEVYTNVGLDKREAIAQVKASGHRRDVMQTGAKRLTDFLDDIGVLRGAGRRLWKSSGLLA comes from the coding sequence ATGACGACGGTGACGGAAGACGGACTCGATGGTCTCCGCGACGCGCTCGGTCTGCTCAAGGACCGGGAGCAGGTGGCCGAGCGGTTGCTCGATTCTTCCGCCAAGCACTCCTTCGACCCGGACAAGGAGCTGGACTGGGACGCGCCCTTCGAGGAGGGCAAGTGGTTCTGGCCGCCGGAGCTGGTGTCGCTGTACGACACCCCGATGTGGCGGCGGATGAGCGAGGAGCAGCGGATCGCGCTGTCGCAGCACGAGGCCGCCGCGCTCGCGTCCCTGGGCATCTGGTTCGAGATCATCCTGATGCAGCTGCTGGTGCGGCACATCTACGACAAGGCGGCCACGAGTGCGCACGTGCGGTACGCGCTGACCGAGATCGAGGACGAGTGCCGGCACTCCAAGATGTTCGCCCGGCTGATCTCGCGCGGGCAGACGCCGTACTACCCCGTGAGCCGGGCGCACCTGAATCTCGGGCGTCTGTTCAAGACCATCTCGACCACGCCGGGGTCCTTCACGGCGACGCTGCTCGGCGAGGAGATCCTCGACTGGATGCAGCGGCTGACGTTCCCGGACGAGCGGGTGCAGACGCTCATCCGGGGGGTCACGCGCATCCATGTCGTGGAGGAGGCGCGGCACGTGCGGTACGCGCGGGAGGAGCTGCGGCGGCAGATGGTCACGGCGCCGCGCTGGTCGCAGGAGTTCACCCGGGTCACCTCCGGAGAGTTCGCGCGCGTCTTCTCCGTCGCGTTCATCAATCCCGAGGTCTACACGAATGTCGGGCTCGACAAGCGCGAGGCCATCGCTCAGGTCAAGGCGAGTGGGCATCGGCGTGACGTGATGCAGACCGGGGCGAAGCGGTTGACGGACTTCCTGGACGACATCGGGGTGCTGCGGGGGGCCGGGCGGCGGCTGTGGAAGTCGTCGGGGTTGCTGGCCTGA
- a CDS encoding FtsW/RodA/SpoVE family cell cycle protein encodes MPETRVTAAPPAPAVRLPRRRGIEFTLIVVAVLLCVYGYCAVGFAKNGTVPPGAAGYGAGLGVLALLAHLAVRWRAPYADPLLLPIAVLLNGLGLVLIYRLDLETPGARAAPIQLSWSTLGVALFIAAVLLLRDHRVLQRYTYVSVVTALALLILPILFPAVNGARIWIRIAGFSIQPGEFAKVLLAVFFAGYLAANRNALAYTGRQIWKFKRLQLPTGRVLGPIVAIWLLSVLVLVLERDLGTSLLFFGLFVILLYVATGRTGWIAVGLLLACVGAVAVGWLEPHVHSRVQDWLHPFASIEAGQGPNQLAQSLFAFAAGGMLGTGLGLGHSILIGFAAKSDFILATAGEELGLVGLSAIFLLYALLVERGHRAGLALRDPFGRLLAIGLASIVALQVFVIAGGVTGLIPLTGMAMPFLAQGGSSVVTNWIIVALLIRISDSARSQYDGTAAP; translated from the coding sequence ATGCCTGAAACGAGGGTGACAGCGGCACCGCCCGCCCCCGCTGTACGCCTGCCCAGGCGCCGTGGCATCGAGTTCACCCTCATCGTCGTCGCCGTCCTGCTGTGCGTGTACGGCTACTGCGCTGTCGGCTTCGCGAAGAACGGCACCGTCCCGCCCGGCGCCGCCGGTTACGGCGCCGGGCTCGGTGTGCTCGCGCTGCTCGCGCACCTGGCGGTGCGGTGGCGGGCGCCGTACGCCGATCCGCTGCTTCTCCCCATCGCCGTGCTCCTCAACGGCCTGGGCCTGGTGCTGATCTACCGTCTCGATCTGGAGACCCCGGGCGCCCGGGCGGCCCCCATCCAGCTCAGCTGGTCCACGCTCGGTGTCGCTCTCTTCATCGCGGCCGTGCTCCTCCTGCGCGATCACCGCGTCCTTCAGCGCTACACGTACGTCTCCGTGGTCACCGCCCTGGCCCTGCTGATCCTGCCGATCCTCTTCCCGGCCGTGAACGGTGCCCGCATCTGGATCAGGATCGCCGGATTCTCCATCCAGCCGGGCGAGTTCGCGAAAGTGCTCCTCGCGGTCTTCTTCGCCGGATACCTGGCCGCCAACCGCAACGCGCTCGCGTACACCGGCCGACAGATCTGGAAGTTCAAACGGCTCCAGCTGCCCACCGGCCGCGTACTCGGCCCGATCGTCGCGATCTGGCTGCTGAGCGTGCTGGTACTGGTGCTGGAGCGGGACCTGGGCACCTCGCTGCTGTTCTTCGGCCTGTTCGTGATCCTGCTGTACGTCGCCACCGGCCGCACCGGCTGGATCGCGGTCGGGCTGTTGCTGGCCTGCGTGGGCGCGGTGGCCGTCGGCTGGCTCGAACCGCATGTCCACAGCCGGGTGCAGGACTGGCTGCACCCCTTCGCCTCGATCGAGGCGGGCCAGGGGCCCAACCAACTCGCCCAGTCCCTCTTCGCGTTCGCCGCCGGCGGGATGCTCGGCACCGGGCTCGGGCTCGGCCACTCGATCCTCATCGGCTTCGCCGCCAAGTCGGACTTCATCCTGGCGACCGCGGGTGAGGAGCTGGGCCTGGTCGGCCTGTCGGCGATCTTCCTCCTCTACGCCCTCCTCGTGGAGCGCGGGCACCGGGCGGGCCTCGCCCTGCGCGACCCCTTCGGACGGCTCCTCGCGATCGGCCTCGCGTCGATCGTGGCGCTCCAGGTCTTCGTGATCGCGGGCGGGGTGACAGGGCTGATCCCGCTGACCGGGATGGCGATGCCGTTCCTCGCGCAGGGCGGCTCCTCGGTCGTCACCAACTGGATCATCGTGGCGCTGCTGATCCGGATCAGCGACTCGGCCCGCAGTCAGTACGACGGGACGGCGGCGCCGTGA
- a CDS encoding C40 family peptidase, whose translation MSGRLLRLVCTAAVTAGALLAPTPATAVPDPGPATGAAVGEPGQRSVAALLTDLQRLYRDAERATETYNGTAEKLKEQRAEVSRLDAGLAKARLSLHDSRGAAGRLARQQYQNSGEISSYVRLLLARDPQHALDEGHLIGQLSLERAGTVERVVGSERKADALARAARKALDGQLTLAQRQKKERDDVRKRLKDVEELLASLTVDQLAELDRFEKSGAAEAQKKFMASGALSSKKRPSQEGEAALRYAVRQIGKPYQWGAQGPKSYDCSGLTSQAWQRAGQPIPRTSQEQWAQLPRIPLSELRPGDLVIYFPEATHVAMYLGDGMVVQAPRPGTKIKVSPIAANPLLGAVRPDPGGQPLRRYRPPKLPQGATSGSNEGYRSAP comes from the coding sequence GTGTCAGGAAGGCTTCTGCGCCTGGTGTGTACGGCGGCGGTGACGGCCGGGGCGCTCCTCGCGCCCACGCCCGCGACGGCCGTCCCGGATCCCGGTCCCGCGACGGGCGCGGCCGTCGGCGAACCCGGACAGCGTTCCGTCGCCGCATTGCTGACGGACCTTCAGCGGCTGTACAGGGATGCCGAGCGGGCCACCGAGACGTACAACGGGACCGCGGAGAAGCTGAAGGAGCAGCGCGCCGAGGTCTCCCGGCTCGACGCCGGCCTCGCCAAGGCCCGCCTCTCGCTGCACGACAGCCGCGGCGCCGCGGGGCGGCTCGCCCGGCAGCAGTACCAGAACAGCGGCGAGATCTCCTCGTACGTACGGCTGCTTCTCGCCCGCGATCCGCAGCACGCCCTCGACGAGGGGCACCTGATCGGGCAGCTGTCGCTGGAACGGGCCGGGACCGTGGAACGGGTGGTCGGCAGCGAGCGGAAGGCCGACGCGCTCGCGCGTGCGGCCCGCAAGGCGCTCGACGGTCAACTCACCCTCGCCCAGCGGCAGAAGAAGGAGCGCGACGACGTACGCAAGCGGCTCAAGGACGTCGAGGAACTGCTCGCCTCGCTGACCGTCGACCAGCTCGCCGAGCTGGACAGGTTCGAGAAGTCGGGGGCGGCCGAGGCGCAGAAGAAGTTCATGGCCTCGGGGGCCCTCAGCAGCAAAAAGCGCCCCTCGCAGGAGGGCGAGGCAGCGCTGCGGTACGCCGTGCGCCAGATCGGGAAGCCGTACCAGTGGGGTGCGCAGGGCCCGAAGTCGTACGACTGCTCCGGCCTGACCTCGCAGGCGTGGCAGCGCGCCGGACAGCCCATTCCCCGCACCAGCCAGGAGCAGTGGGCCCAGCTCCCGAGAATCCCGCTGAGCGAACTGCGCCCTGGGGACTTGGTGATCTATTTCCCGGAGGCCACACATGTGGCGATGTACCTCGGCGACGGCATGGTCGTGCAGGCGCCGCGGCCGGGGACGAAGATCAAGGTTTCGCCGATCGCCGCCAATCCGCTGCTGGGCGCGGTACGCCCCGACCCCGGCGGGCAGCCCCTGCGGCGGTACAGGCCGCCGAAGCTCCCCCAGGGGGCCACGAGTGGATCCAACGAGGGATACAGAAGCGCCCCGTGA
- a CDS encoding penicillin-binding transpeptidase domain-containing protein — protein sequence MTKYIRRASVLCALLLVALLVNATRIQVFQAQSYDDSPANRRRTIARYDQPRGDIVVGGSTVTGSKDTGEQLRHERTYLNGPLYAPVTGFASQLYGTTFLENAEDDILSGANPMLAPLPLWNDITRAQNPAGKVVTTLDPAAQQAAYKGLGSRRGAVAAIEPSTGRILALVSTPSYDPAELSGTGSAVTRAWARLNGDASKPMLNRAIRQTYPPGSTFKVVTAAAALDAGVVTDLDAPTASPNPYRLPGTTTRLTNEIEGCEDASLRDAFEWSCNTVFAKLGVDVGLDDMTHTTANFGFNDRSLKIPFSVVPSNFDTRLDNAQLALSSIGQFDTRATPLQMAMVSAAVAGGGSVKSPYLVERTTTKGGATVSTNGPRTLHQAMNPTTALLMRELMTDVVTEGTGTSAAIPGATVGGKTGTAQHGVGNSGLPYAWFISWAQADDSMEPAVAVAVVVEDAAANRGEISGGGDAAPIAKAVMEAVLNSHSGGS from the coding sequence GTGACCAAGTACATCCGACGAGCCTCGGTCCTGTGCGCCCTGCTGTTGGTGGCCCTCCTGGTCAACGCCACCCGCATCCAGGTCTTCCAGGCACAGTCGTACGACGACAGCCCCGCCAACCGCCGGCGGACGATCGCCCGTTACGACCAGCCGCGCGGCGACATCGTCGTCGGCGGCAGCACGGTCACCGGCTCCAAGGACACGGGTGAGCAGCTCCGCCACGAACGGACGTACCTGAACGGCCCGTTGTACGCGCCCGTGACCGGCTTCGCCTCGCAGCTGTACGGGACGACATTCCTGGAGAACGCCGAGGACGACATCCTCTCCGGCGCCAATCCGATGCTCGCCCCGCTCCCCCTGTGGAACGACATCACCCGTGCCCAGAACCCCGCCGGCAAGGTGGTCACCACGCTCGACCCGGCCGCGCAGCAGGCGGCATACAAGGGGCTCGGCTCTCGGCGGGGCGCGGTCGCCGCGATCGAGCCGTCCACCGGCCGGATCCTGGCGCTGGTCTCCACTCCGTCGTACGACCCCGCGGAGCTGTCCGGGACCGGCTCGGCGGTGACACGGGCGTGGGCGCGGCTGAACGGGGACGCGAGCAAGCCGATGCTCAACCGGGCGATCCGGCAGACGTATCCGCCGGGGTCGACGTTCAAGGTGGTGACGGCCGCGGCGGCGCTGGACGCGGGTGTGGTGACCGATCTCGACGCGCCGACGGCGTCGCCGAACCCGTACCGGCTGCCCGGCACGACGACCCGGCTCACCAACGAGATCGAGGGCTGCGAGGACGCGTCTTTGCGGGACGCCTTCGAATGGTCCTGCAACACGGTCTTCGCGAAGCTCGGTGTGGACGTGGGCCTCGACGACATGACGCACACGACGGCGAACTTCGGCTTCAACGACCGGTCGCTGAAGATCCCGTTCTCGGTCGTGCCCAGCAACTTCGACACGCGACTCGACAACGCGCAGCTGGCCCTCTCCTCCATCGGGCAGTTCGACACCCGCGCGACTCCCCTCCAGATGGCGATGGTCTCGGCGGCCGTGGCGGGCGGGGGTTCGGTCAAGTCGCCCTACCTGGTGGAAAGGACGACCACGAAGGGCGGTGCCACGGTGTCCACGAACGGCCCGAGGACCCTCCACCAGGCGATGAACCCGACGACCGCGCTGCTCATGCGCGAGCTGATGACCGACGTCGTGACAGAGGGCACCGGCACGAGCGCCGCCATCCCCGGCGCCACCGTCGGCGGCAAGACCGGCACCGCCCAGCACGGCGTCGGCAACTCCGGCCTGCCGTATGCCTGGTTCATCTCCTGGGCGCAGGCCGACGACTCCATGGAGCCTGCCGTGGCCGTCGCGGTCGTCGTCGAGGACGCGGCGGCCAATCGCGGGGAGATCAGCGGGGGTGGGGACGCGGCGCCGATCGCGAAGGCGGTGATGGAGGCGGTGCTGAACTCGCATTCCGGCGGGAGCTGA
- a CDS encoding SH3 domain-containing protein, translating to MSLRSTYTRLGIALAAGSLVALAGATPALADDDWGPGSDDSRASFGEGGDRRFDNGDEGLGDDPNTTRGTVDRNGGLFLRSRPDPGSRLVRIARNGETVRIFCQTWGDRDDDLWYLIADGTWSWGPARFIDTSSTPPWC from the coding sequence ATGTCCCTGCGATCCACGTACACACGTCTCGGCATAGCTCTCGCCGCCGGCAGCCTCGTCGCCCTCGCCGGTGCGACCCCCGCCCTGGCCGACGACGACTGGGGCCCCGGGAGCGACGACAGCCGCGCCTCGTTCGGCGAAGGGGGCGACCGCCGTTTCGACAACGGCGACGAAGGCCTCGGCGACGACCCCAACACAACCAGAGGCACGGTCGACCGGAACGGCGGGCTGTTCCTGCGCAGCCGCCCCGATCCCGGCAGCAGACTGGTCCGTATCGCGAGGAACGGCGAGACCGTCCGCATCTTCTGCCAGACCTGGGGCGACCGCGACGACGATCTCTGGTACCTGATCGCCGACGGCACGTGGTCCTGGGGACCCGCACGCTTCATCGACACCTCCAGCACTCCCCCCTGGTGCTGA
- a CDS encoding nitrate- and nitrite sensing domain-containing protein → MTGNVLTTLRLPALPGWNSIRGRMAIVLAVPTCLLLVLTGLGVADRAADWSTARETEAHVGVLLHVQDLVRELQRERGLTNGLLGGADEYRDDVRAQRSRTDDARSTVRAALSKESGDLPGAASSALEAAQVPLAGLATLRTEVDSGTVDRATVLTTYTKAVTALIDAESAGAPSGDRRTAQGVQALQALARATEAVALERGSLNGVFAAKRFRSGEYLDFTEIRATRVAALGQFRELATSAQESALDAAFKAAAARRITGYEDKAERGADGSALDVAPARWWADMTTLVDDLHGVQKRVGDDVRARAEETGSAATRELGGFLALGALILAVAAALAVISARSITRPLGALADEADAVAGTRLPVAVRRVQEAGPDTPLPADDGRPELPGTAREITRLVAALRNVERTAVGLAAEQAVLRRNSTESLASLGRRNQALLNRQLGLITTLESQELDPDALAELFELDHLATRMRRNAESLLVLAGEESPARSWSRTVTVAEVVQSAVSEVEQYRRVAVAEIEPCRVRGHCVAELSHLLAELVENALMFSPPQQPVEIYGWRDAGEYCLAVVDRGIGMTTERLAHANDVLSGKGASPHTSATRFLGHHVVGALAARLAAHVELRPTQGAGVTAYVALPAGLVHQPDSSTAVVGG, encoded by the coding sequence ATGACGGGGAACGTACTGACCACGCTTCGCCTTCCCGCCCTTCCCGGCTGGAACTCCATCCGCGGCCGCATGGCCATCGTCCTGGCCGTCCCGACCTGCCTGCTGCTCGTGCTCACGGGACTCGGCGTCGCCGACCGCGCCGCCGACTGGTCCACCGCCAGGGAGACCGAGGCGCACGTCGGTGTCCTGCTGCACGTGCAGGATCTCGTGCGCGAGTTACAGCGCGAACGCGGGCTCACCAACGGGCTGTTGGGTGGCGCCGACGAGTACCGGGACGACGTGCGCGCACAGCGGAGCCGTACCGACGACGCCCGCTCCACCGTGCGAGCGGCGCTCTCCAAAGAGAGCGGTGATCTCCCGGGCGCCGCCTCCTCCGCCCTCGAAGCCGCACAGGTTCCGCTCGCCGGCCTCGCCACCCTGCGCACCGAGGTCGACTCCGGCACCGTCGACCGCGCCACCGTCCTGACCACCTACACCAAGGCCGTCACCGCCCTCATCGACGCGGAATCCGCCGGCGCGCCGAGCGGCGACCGCCGTACCGCCCAGGGCGTGCAGGCTCTCCAGGCCCTGGCGCGCGCCACCGAAGCCGTCGCCCTCGAACGCGGCTCCCTCAACGGCGTCTTCGCGGCCAAGCGGTTCCGCTCCGGCGAGTACCTCGACTTCACGGAGATCCGTGCCACCCGCGTGGCGGCCCTGGGCCAGTTCCGCGAACTCGCCACTTCCGCCCAGGAGTCCGCTCTCGACGCGGCCTTCAAGGCTGCCGCGGCTCGCCGGATCACCGGCTACGAGGACAAGGCCGAACGCGGAGCCGACGGATCGGCCCTCGACGTCGCCCCCGCCCGCTGGTGGGCCGACATGACGACACTCGTCGACGACCTGCACGGCGTGCAGAAGCGGGTCGGCGACGACGTGCGCGCCCGTGCCGAGGAAACGGGCAGCGCGGCCACCCGTGAGCTCGGCGGCTTCCTGGCCCTCGGCGCGCTGATCCTCGCCGTGGCCGCCGCGCTCGCCGTGATCTCGGCCCGCTCCATCACCCGCCCCCTGGGCGCCCTCGCCGACGAGGCGGACGCGGTCGCGGGCACCCGCCTGCCCGTCGCGGTCAGGCGCGTCCAGGAGGCCGGCCCCGACACCCCGCTCCCCGCCGACGATGGGCGCCCCGAACTCCCGGGCACCGCACGGGAGATCACCCGTCTGGTCGCCGCCCTGCGCAACGTGGAACGCACCGCCGTCGGACTCGCGGCCGAGCAGGCCGTCCTGCGCCGCAACAGCACCGAGTCCCTGGCCAGCCTCGGCCGTCGCAATCAGGCGCTCCTCAACCGCCAGCTCGGCCTGATCACGACCTTGGAGAGCCAGGAACTCGACCCGGACGCCCTCGCCGAGCTGTTCGAACTCGACCACCTGGCCACGCGCATGCGGCGCAACGCCGAGTCCCTGCTCGTCCTGGCCGGCGAGGAGTCCCCGGCCCGCTCCTGGTCCCGTACGGTCACCGTCGCCGAGGTGGTCCAGTCGGCCGTCTCCGAGGTCGAACAGTACCGACGCGTGGCCGTCGCCGAGATCGAGCCGTGCCGCGTCCGCGGTCACTGCGTGGCCGAGCTGTCCCATCTGCTGGCCGAGTTGGTGGAGAACGCGCTGATGTTCAGCCCACCACAGCAGCCCGTCGAGATCTACGGCTGGCGGGACGCCGGCGAGTACTGTCTCGCCGTCGTCGACCGGGGGATCGGAATGACCACGGAACGGCTGGCGCACGCCAACGACGTACTGTCCGGCAAGGGCGCCTCCCCGCACACCAGCGCCACGCGGTTCCTCGGCCACCACGTCGTCGGCGCCCTCGCCGCCCGGCTCGCCGCCCATGTCGAGCTGCGCCCCACTCAGGGCGCGGGGGTCACGGCGTACGTCGCCCTGCCGGCCGGCCTTGTCCATCAGCCGGACTCGTCAACGGCCGTGGTCGGAGGCTGA
- a CDS encoding DUF1345 domain-containing protein, translated as MKTRLPLSAVPRLAGAVVVGVAIGAIAGFLTDAPLGILAGIAATEALFVVAGLKVLWPMDAATTHRNAQRENFRPLAEEVIVVTAALFALVSIVVLLLRGKSADSHAAAATAAAGVFMGWASLHLMYSTRYAYLFYAKPAGGIDFNSEHPPAYADFLYFSYNLGMTYQVSDTSVSSAQIRTVVLRHCLLSYVFGTSILATTINLVTGIVTR; from the coding sequence ATGAAGACCCGGTTGCCGTTGTCCGCCGTGCCTCGACTCGCCGGTGCAGTGGTCGTCGGAGTGGCGATCGGCGCGATCGCAGGCTTCCTGACCGACGCCCCGCTGGGCATTCTCGCCGGCATCGCCGCCACCGAGGCGCTCTTCGTCGTGGCGGGCTTGAAGGTGTTGTGGCCCATGGACGCAGCCACCACTCACCGCAACGCCCAGCGCGAGAACTTCCGCCCCCTCGCCGAGGAAGTCATCGTCGTCACGGCCGCTCTGTTCGCGCTGGTCAGCATTGTTGTCCTGCTCCTGCGCGGGAAATCCGCGGACAGTCACGCTGCGGCCGCGACAGCGGCTGCGGGTGTGTTCATGGGCTGGGCATCACTGCACCTGATGTACTCCACCCGCTACGCATACCTCTTTTACGCGAAGCCGGCAGGCGGTATCGACTTCAACTCCGAACACCCCCCTGCGTACGCCGACTTCCTTTATTTCAGTTACAACCTCGGGATGACCTACCAGGTCTCCGACACCAGCGTCTCAAGTGCACAAATCCGTACAGTAGTGCTCCGCCACTGCCTGCTGTCCTATGTCTTCGGTACCAGCATCCTGGCCACCACGATCAATCTGGTGACCGGAATCGTCACCAGGTGA